A DNA window from Paralichthys olivaceus isolate ysfri-2021 chromosome 11, ASM2471397v2, whole genome shotgun sequence contains the following coding sequences:
- the stim1a gene encoding stromal interaction molecule 1a isoform X1, giving the protein MEFNTCVSLWIFCLCLAGESWSEKTSSPSPDSPGESGVPDFCRIDESLCKDENALLSFEAIRSIHKQMDDDANGNVDVAETDGFLREDLNYHDPKAKHNSFHGDDQFISVEDLWNAWKGSEVYNWTVDEVVEWLITYVELPQYMDAFRKMNFNGSAMSRLAVKNTTLTLSILKILDRSHVQKLQLKSLDTVLFGPPLMNRHNHLKDFMLVVSIVIGMGGCWFAYIQKRYSKDHMKKMMKDLEGLQRAEQSLHDLQQKLQIAQEEHRTVEVEKVTLEQKLRDEINTAKQEAQRLRELREGTVNELSRQKYAEEELDQVRMALKKAEKELESRSSWCPPESLQKWLQLTHEVEVQYYNIKKQNAERQLLIAKEGAEKIKKKRNTLFGTFHVAHSSSLDDVDHKILAAKQALGEVTAALRERLHRWQQIEILTGFTIVNNPGLPSLTSALNLDSTVMGGRATPLHFIMSDDMDDLDEDIMPGTLQYGTRLLERRASDLWSIGSDIQPMWKHPAPSMMSLRQRHIDPQLAMGSQRLVESCLLAGQQGEGSPYPSRSRAALRQARSQSFGQLDCLPLPPLSSAVSHPSIICTSSPNPQSLSSFSSSSSCLPSSLGGCVAPHSSHLYHASFQPMDPIPDFTFSDVSKAHSSCSDSLGDLNRSDSDSSLSLSQVGDRLSAYSSKGHLIKPTSLIHGLSGRSEDAISLHAHTPNGGNRVHESSPGEPVIDSPILMKKGYGMEESLSLGEINSLSESSRSFSPNSTEPDTPSPTGGQLGAIGPKVNSRIPQLSAKKSPLEEDSGSTGEETDSAASRKKHTFKIFKKQKK; this is encoded by the exons TTCCTGAGAGAAGATCTTAACTATCATGACCCAAAGGCCAAGCATAACAGCTTCCATGGGGATGACCAGTTCATCAGTGTGGAGGACTTGTGGAATGCGTGGAAGGGCTCTGAAG tgtATAATTGGACAGTGGATGAGGTGGTTGAGTGGCTCATCACATATGTGGAGCTACCACAATACATGGATGCATTTCGCAAGATGAATTTTAATGGCAGCGCCATGTCAAG GCTTGCCGTGAAGAACACCACTCTGACACTCTCTATTCTCAAGATTTTGGATCGCAGCCATGTGCAAAAGTTGCAGCTCAAATCCCTGGACACTGTACTCTTTGGACCTCCCCTCA TGAATAGACATAACCACCTGAAGGACTTCATGCTGGTAGTGTCAATTGTCATAGGCATGGGTGGTTGCTGGTTTGCCTACATCCAGAAACGCTACTCGAAGGACCACatgaagaaaatgatgaaagaCCTGGAGGGGCTGCAGAGAGCTGAGCAGAGTCTGCATGACCTGCAACAGAA GCTGCAGATAGCCCAGGAAGAGCACCGCAcggtggaggtggagaaggtTACACTGGAGCAGAAGCTGAGGGATGAGATCAACACAGCCAAGCAGGAGGCCCAGCGACTGAGAGAGCTGCGTGAGGGCACAGTGAACGAACTGAGTCGCCAGAAATACGCAGAAGAAGAGCTGGACCAG GTGCGTATGGCGTTGAAGAAAGCTGAGAAGGAGTTGGAGTCACGGAGCAGCTGGTGTCCACCAGAGTCTCTCCAGAAGTGGCTGCAGCTCACCCATGAGGTGGAAGTACAGTACTACAACATCAAGAAGCAAAATGCTGAACGGCAGCTCCTGATAGCCAAAGAAGGG GCagagaagataaagaaaaagaggaacacTCTCTTCGGGACTTTCCATGTGGCTCACAGCTCCTCCCTGGATGATGTGGACCACAAAATACTGGCAGCAAA acAAGCCCTGGGTGAAGTGACGGCTGCGTTGAGGGAGAGGCTTCATCGTTGGCAGCAGATAGAGATCCTTACCGGCTTCACCATTGTCAACAACCCAGGCCTGCCTTCGCTGACCTCAGCCCTCAACCTTGACTCCACCGTAATGGGCGGCAGAGCCACACCTCTGCACTTCATCATGTCTGACGACATGGACGACTTGGACGAGGATATCATGCCCGGAACTCTGCAAT ACGGCACCCGACTGTTGGAACGGCGAGCCAGTGACCTGTGGTCCATTGGTTCAGACATTCAGCCCATGTGGAAACATCCTG CTCCCAGTATGATGTCCCTGCGCCAACGCCACATTGACCCCCAGCTGGCCATGGGCTCCCAGAGGTTGGTAGAGAGTTGTCTGTTGGCGGGGCAGCAGGGAGAGGGATCCCCATACCCATCCCGGTCTAGGGCCGCCCTCAGACAAGCACGTAGCCAGTCTTTTGGGCAGCTCGATTGTCTCCCCCTGCCCCCTCTGTCCTCGGCTGTGTCTCATCCCTCTATCATCTGTACCAGCAGCCCGAACCCCCAGTCCCTGTCGtccttctcttcttcatcctcctgtttACCCAGCTCTTTGGGTGGTTGTGTAGCCCCTCATTCCTCCCATTTATATCACGCCTCTTTCCAGCCCATGGACCCCATTCCTGATTTCACCTTCTCAGATGTCTCCAAAGCTCACTCCTCGTGCAGCGACAGCCTCGG GGACCTGAATCGTTCCGACTCTGACTCCTCCCTGTCACTCTCCCAAGTTGGTGATCGACTTTCTGCCTACAGCTCCAAAGGCCACCTAATCAAGCCCACTTCTCTCATCCACGGCCTGTCCGGTCGCTCAGAGGATGCCATCTCACTGCACGCTCACACCCCGAACGGAGGGAACCGCGTACACGAGAGCAGTCCCGGTGAGCCCGTCATTGACAGCCCCATTCTCATGAAGAAGGGCTACGGCATGGAGGAGTCACTCAGCCTGGGAGAGATCAACAGCCTGTCAGAGTCGTCCCGCTCCTTCAGCCCCAACTCCACCGAACCGGACACACCATCACCTACAGGAGGGCAACTGGGGGCCATAGGTCCAAAGGTTAACAGCCGCATCCCACAGCTGTCCGCCAAGAAGAGCCCCCTGGAGGAGGACAGTGGTTCAACGGGAGAAGAAACAGATTCCGCTGCCAGCCGCAAGAAACACACCTTCAAGATCTTCaagaagcagaagaaataa
- the LOC109630152 gene encoding protein sel-1 homolog 3 isoform X1, translated as MDFLKLWSCVCHLFCLSVQVVWGVDKVTFLNPPEELLPDHSVDILYSCDEPATVQLDCVVYFDTGITSTLRLRQWLCLPGDHRIRIVELNLPDWLMYQADGIVPDSQWVLSCTLRASVRYDGFDDTEELVAAQDVATLQPKAFFSRPLKQHQLCFAWSSKILQLTQQFLNKQCPSEEETVHLLSSIYASTGENFGITKTLEPYGSEVLEHLRVKAVSFPWCLFSAWIFVSRHCQGSLCGMLHHINSENNYISPSMFLTNSGQIHIQMNGESEESTAFLSPFKVPLHEWCKLSVVLQGRTVTVSMVCMDKEQRTVQSTEYVLSHDIRLDDTEGYFVIGGGKHVKGVEGYFGPFVYYRNRVPPQSLKDAVIPDVIQDVNLTGWLQTCQKFRFELNVKISGYSLRAQQRESEACFDAFHKWLIKDRLPLNHQCEPWEETVPRRRQAAKLSKLFAFKHGGKRVSSAAVGRALYSLSLQKLGRASSSAVVSTILPLLLQAGCLADNRALHMSSVLYSTGLGVEKQLAKAWLLALLAAQRDDRLALLHLGHMHHQGLHGLPTDLDLAYAYYANIAKQTTFDYLNPSPEQTFVEAVFLNNDEVLSLQTNENHHIFQWLKLQARRGVSEAEQALARMLFWGQQGVSPDIQQAVRHYERAAVRGGDPVSMYDYGIVLLQGQGVEKDIPKAVTFLKKAMDQGFVPAINALAWYYEQFEHDYVQAVQLWERADRLESADAALNLGVVYFQGLYPGKAADKHMAYKYFLKSAERGHIRGAVLLADIWTTGLPGYVSRRPSDAVLLAPETFHLSHLTFKKFLLLKTDVSFQPSCRWVKWAAENNGYLGSVLRKALDSYLRRDMFSSLLHYMMAAECGYAAAQFNVAYVCEQNSGRFLDPAFASQCMWKYYNLTTQSPNPEPYALIRMGDLLYEGQLDRQKDLFSAAEMYKRAALRNEPQGWYNLGLLAEEGYRLPLSVLTELGLSELYLADHSLLLSALYKRCRDSEDTDSYLPCSLALFNVRLKVFQRDYSSAIKLSTAVAVVAAPTIFFITLGVFRRHVLSQLETHQV; from the exons ATGGATTTCCTAAAGCTGTGGTCATGTGTCTGTCATCTGTTTTGCCTCAGTGTGCAG GTGGTCTGGGGTGTAGACAAGGTGACTTTCCTGAATCCTCCAGAGGAGCTTTTACCGGACCATTCCGTGGACATACTTTACTCCTGTGATGAACCTGCGACAGTACAGCTGGACTGTGTTGTCTACTTTGACACCGGCATCACTTCCACACTCCGGCTGAGACAGTGGCTCTGCCTGCCCGGAGACCACAGAATAAGGATCGTGGAGCTGAACCTGCCCGACTGGCTGATGTACCAAGCTGATGGGATTGTCCCAGACTCTCAGTGGGTGCTGAGCTGCACCCTCCGAGCCTCGGTCAGGTACGATGGATTTGACGACACCGAGGAGCTCGTCGCAGCCCAGGATGTTGCAACGCTGCAGCCTAAGGCCTTCTTCAGTCGACCCCTCAAACAGCATCAGCTCTGTTTTGCCTGGAGCTCAAAAATACTGCAATTGACGcagcagtttttaaataaacaatgtcCTTCAGAGGAAG AAACGGTTCATTTGCTGTCCTCAATTTATGCGTCAACCGGAGAAAACTTTGGGATCACAAAGACTCTGGAGCCGTACGGCAGCGAGGTCCTGGAGCATTTGCGTGTCAAAGCCGTCTCCTTCCCCTG GTGTTTGTTCTCCGCCTGGATTTTTGTGAGCAGACACTGCCAGGGAAGCCTGTGTGGCATGTTACATCACATCAACTCTGAGAATAACTACATCTCTCCCTCTATGTTCCTCACAAATTCAG GCCAGATTCACATCCAGATGAATGGAGAGTCTGAGGAGTCCACTGCCTTCCTCTCTCCATTCAAAGTGCCTTTACACGAGTGGTGCAAACTCAGTGTGGTGTTGCAGGGTAGAACA GTGACTGTCTCCATGGTTTGCATGGATAAGGAGCAGAGAACGGTTCAATCTACAGAATATGT GCTGAGTCATGATATCAGGCTGGATGACACCGAGGGATATTTTGTGATCGGAGGAGGGAAACATGTCAAAGGTGTGGAAGGGTATTTTGGGCCATTTGTTTACTACCGCAACAGAGTTCCACCTCAAAGCCTG AAGGATGCTGTTATTCCAGATGTTATTCAGGACGTGAATCTCACAGGGTGGCTGCAGACGTGTCAGAAGTTTCGCTTCGAGTTGAACGTGAAAATCAGTGGCTATTCTCTGAGGGCCCAACAGAGAGAATCAG aggcATGTTTTGATGCTTTTCATAAGTGGCTGATAAAGGACAGACTGCCACTGAATCATCAGTGTGAGCCGTGGGAGGAAACTGTCCCTCGCAGGAGACAAGCTGCAAAACTGTCCAAGTTGTTTGCTTTCAAACACG GAGGAAAGAGGGTGAGCTCGGCAGCTGTGGGCAGAGCGCTGTACTCCTTATCACTTCAGAAGCTGGGCAGAGCGAGCAGCTCTGCAGTGGTCAGCACAATCCTCCCACTGCTGCTCCAAGCTGGCTGCCTGGCTGATAACAGAGCTCTGCACATGTCGTCTGTGCTCTACAGCACCGGCCTGGGCGTCGAGAAACAGCTCGCTAAG GCTTGGCTTCTCGCCCTGCTGGCCGCTCAGAGGGATGATCGATTAGCGCTTCTGCATCTCGGGCACATGCACCACCAGGGGCTTCACGGCCTCCCCACAGACCTCGACCTGGCCTATGCATATTATGCCAACATTGCGAAACAGACAACTTTCGACTATCTGAATCCTTCACCAGAGCAG ACGTTCGTTGAGGCTGTTTTCTTGAACAATGATGAGGTGTTGAGTCTCCAGACAAATGAAAACCATCATATCTTCCAGTGGTTGAAACTGCAGGCACGCAGGGGAGTGTCTGAAGCTGAG caagCTCTTGCCCGCATGCTGTTCTGGGGTCAGCAGGGAGTGTCTCCTGACATCCAGCAGGCTGTGAGACACTACGAAAGGGCAGCTGTGAGGGGGGGGGACCCGGTGTCAATGTATGACTATGGAATCGTCCTGCTGCAG GGGCAGGGAGTTGAAAAGGACATTCCGAAAGCTGTCACATTCCTCAAGAAAGCAATGGACCAG GGTTTTGTCCCTGCGATCAACGCTCTGGCCTGGTACTACGAGCAGTTTGAACACGACTACGTTCAAGCTGTGCAGCTGTGGGAACGAGCCGACCGCCTCGAGAGTGCAGACGCTGCTTTGAATCTGGGTGTTGTGTACTTCCAGGGTCTTTACCCTGGAAAAGCTGCTGACAAG CATATGGCGTATAAGTACTTTCTGAAGTCTGCAGAGAGAGGGCACATCAGGGGAGCAGTTCTCCTCGCAGACATCTGGACCACTGGGTTGCCCGGCTACGTCAGCAGACGTCCTTCAGATGCCGTTTTGTTAGCTCCTGAGACTTTTCACTTATCTCACCTCACATTTAAGAAGTTTCTTTTGCTAAAGACCGATGTGTCTTTTCAACCTTCCTGCAGGTGGGTGAAGTGGGCAGCCGAGAACAACGGATACCTGGGCAGCGTCTTGAGGAAAGCCTTGGATTCATATCTCAGGAGAGACAT GTTCAGCTCACTGTTACATTACATGATGGCTGCTGAGTGTGGGTACGCGGCAGCACAATTCAATGTTGCATACGTCTGCGAACAAAATAGC GGACGTTTTCTAGATCCTGCTTTTGCATCGCAGTGCATGTGGAAATATTACAACCTCACAACCCAAAGTCCAAATCCTGAGCCTTACG CTTTGATCAGGATGGGTGACCTGTTGTACGAGGGGCAGCTCGACAGGCAGAAAGATTTGTTTTCTGCGGCAGAGATGTACAAACGGGCAGCACTGAGGAACGAGCCACAG GGATGGTACAACCTTGGCCTTCTTGCTGAGGAGGGTTACAGGCTGCCGCTGTCAGTATTGACTGAGCTGGGCCTTTCAGAGCTATACCTGGCAGATCACAGTCTGCTTCTAAGTGCTTTATATAAAAG ATGCAGAGACTCGGAGGATACAGATTCTTATTTGCCTTGCAGTCTCGCCCTCTTCAATGTTCGTCTTAAAGTGTTTCAGAGGGATTATAGTTCTGCTATTAAG TTGTCCACTGCTGTTGCCGTGGTTGCAGCTCCAACGATATTCTTCATCACCCTCGGTGTGTTCAGGAGACATGTCCTGTCTCAGCTAGAGACTCATCAGGTTTaa
- the LOC109630152 gene encoding protein sel-1 homolog 3 isoform X2: MDFLKLWSCVCHLFCLSVQVVWGVDKVTFLNPPEELLPDHSVDILYSCDEPATVQLDCVVYFDTGITSTLRLRQWLCLPGDHRIRIVELNLPDWLMYQADGIVPDSQWVLSCTLRASVRYDGFDDTEELVAAQDVATLQPKAFFSRPLKQHQLCFAWSSKILQLTQQFLNKQCPSEEETVHLLSSIYASTGENFGITKTLEPYGSEVLEHLRVKAVSFPWCLFSAWIFVSRHCQGSLCGMLHHINSENNYISPSMFLTNSGQIHIQMNGESEESTAFLSPFKVPLHEWCKLSVVLQGRTVTVSMVCMDKEQRTVQSTEYVLSHDIRLDDTEGYFVIGGGKHVKGVEGYFGPFVYYRNRVPPQSLKDAVIPDVIQDVNLTGWLQTCQKFRFELNVKISGYSLRAQQRESEACFDAFHKWLIKDRLPLNHQCEPWEETVPRRRQAAKLSKLFAFKHGGKRVSSAAVGRALYSLSLQKLGRASSSAVVSTILPLLLQAGCLADNRALHMSSVLYSTGLGVEKQLAKAWLLALLAAQRDDRLALLHLGHMHHQGLHGLPTDLDLAYAYYANIAKQTTFDYLNPSPEQTFVEAVFLNNDEVLSLQTNENHHIFQWLKLQARRGVSEAEQALARMLFWGQQGVSPDIQQAVRHYERAAVRGGDPVSMYDYGIVLLQGQGVEKDIPKAVTFLKKAMDQGFVPAINALAWYYEQFEHDYVQAVQLWERADRLESADAALNLGVVYFQGLYPGKAADKHMAYKYFLKSAERGHIRGAVLLADIWTTGLPGYVSRRPSDAVLWVKWAAENNGYLGSVLRKALDSYLRRDMFSSLLHYMMAAECGYAAAQFNVAYVCEQNSGRFLDPAFASQCMWKYYNLTTQSPNPEPYALIRMGDLLYEGQLDRQKDLFSAAEMYKRAALRNEPQGWYNLGLLAEEGYRLPLSVLTELGLSELYLADHSLLLSALYKRCRDSEDTDSYLPCSLALFNVRLKVFQRDYSSAIKLSTAVAVVAAPTIFFITLGVFRRHVLSQLETHQV; this comes from the exons ATGGATTTCCTAAAGCTGTGGTCATGTGTCTGTCATCTGTTTTGCCTCAGTGTGCAG GTGGTCTGGGGTGTAGACAAGGTGACTTTCCTGAATCCTCCAGAGGAGCTTTTACCGGACCATTCCGTGGACATACTTTACTCCTGTGATGAACCTGCGACAGTACAGCTGGACTGTGTTGTCTACTTTGACACCGGCATCACTTCCACACTCCGGCTGAGACAGTGGCTCTGCCTGCCCGGAGACCACAGAATAAGGATCGTGGAGCTGAACCTGCCCGACTGGCTGATGTACCAAGCTGATGGGATTGTCCCAGACTCTCAGTGGGTGCTGAGCTGCACCCTCCGAGCCTCGGTCAGGTACGATGGATTTGACGACACCGAGGAGCTCGTCGCAGCCCAGGATGTTGCAACGCTGCAGCCTAAGGCCTTCTTCAGTCGACCCCTCAAACAGCATCAGCTCTGTTTTGCCTGGAGCTCAAAAATACTGCAATTGACGcagcagtttttaaataaacaatgtcCTTCAGAGGAAG AAACGGTTCATTTGCTGTCCTCAATTTATGCGTCAACCGGAGAAAACTTTGGGATCACAAAGACTCTGGAGCCGTACGGCAGCGAGGTCCTGGAGCATTTGCGTGTCAAAGCCGTCTCCTTCCCCTG GTGTTTGTTCTCCGCCTGGATTTTTGTGAGCAGACACTGCCAGGGAAGCCTGTGTGGCATGTTACATCACATCAACTCTGAGAATAACTACATCTCTCCCTCTATGTTCCTCACAAATTCAG GCCAGATTCACATCCAGATGAATGGAGAGTCTGAGGAGTCCACTGCCTTCCTCTCTCCATTCAAAGTGCCTTTACACGAGTGGTGCAAACTCAGTGTGGTGTTGCAGGGTAGAACA GTGACTGTCTCCATGGTTTGCATGGATAAGGAGCAGAGAACGGTTCAATCTACAGAATATGT GCTGAGTCATGATATCAGGCTGGATGACACCGAGGGATATTTTGTGATCGGAGGAGGGAAACATGTCAAAGGTGTGGAAGGGTATTTTGGGCCATTTGTTTACTACCGCAACAGAGTTCCACCTCAAAGCCTG AAGGATGCTGTTATTCCAGATGTTATTCAGGACGTGAATCTCACAGGGTGGCTGCAGACGTGTCAGAAGTTTCGCTTCGAGTTGAACGTGAAAATCAGTGGCTATTCTCTGAGGGCCCAACAGAGAGAATCAG aggcATGTTTTGATGCTTTTCATAAGTGGCTGATAAAGGACAGACTGCCACTGAATCATCAGTGTGAGCCGTGGGAGGAAACTGTCCCTCGCAGGAGACAAGCTGCAAAACTGTCCAAGTTGTTTGCTTTCAAACACG GAGGAAAGAGGGTGAGCTCGGCAGCTGTGGGCAGAGCGCTGTACTCCTTATCACTTCAGAAGCTGGGCAGAGCGAGCAGCTCTGCAGTGGTCAGCACAATCCTCCCACTGCTGCTCCAAGCTGGCTGCCTGGCTGATAACAGAGCTCTGCACATGTCGTCTGTGCTCTACAGCACCGGCCTGGGCGTCGAGAAACAGCTCGCTAAG GCTTGGCTTCTCGCCCTGCTGGCCGCTCAGAGGGATGATCGATTAGCGCTTCTGCATCTCGGGCACATGCACCACCAGGGGCTTCACGGCCTCCCCACAGACCTCGACCTGGCCTATGCATATTATGCCAACATTGCGAAACAGACAACTTTCGACTATCTGAATCCTTCACCAGAGCAG ACGTTCGTTGAGGCTGTTTTCTTGAACAATGATGAGGTGTTGAGTCTCCAGACAAATGAAAACCATCATATCTTCCAGTGGTTGAAACTGCAGGCACGCAGGGGAGTGTCTGAAGCTGAG caagCTCTTGCCCGCATGCTGTTCTGGGGTCAGCAGGGAGTGTCTCCTGACATCCAGCAGGCTGTGAGACACTACGAAAGGGCAGCTGTGAGGGGGGGGGACCCGGTGTCAATGTATGACTATGGAATCGTCCTGCTGCAG GGGCAGGGAGTTGAAAAGGACATTCCGAAAGCTGTCACATTCCTCAAGAAAGCAATGGACCAG GGTTTTGTCCCTGCGATCAACGCTCTGGCCTGGTACTACGAGCAGTTTGAACACGACTACGTTCAAGCTGTGCAGCTGTGGGAACGAGCCGACCGCCTCGAGAGTGCAGACGCTGCTTTGAATCTGGGTGTTGTGTACTTCCAGGGTCTTTACCCTGGAAAAGCTGCTGACAAG CATATGGCGTATAAGTACTTTCTGAAGTCTGCAGAGAGAGGGCACATCAGGGGAGCAGTTCTCCTCGCAGACATCTGGACCACTGGGTTGCCCGGCTACGTCAGCAGACGTCCTTCAGATGCCGTTTT GTGGGTGAAGTGGGCAGCCGAGAACAACGGATACCTGGGCAGCGTCTTGAGGAAAGCCTTGGATTCATATCTCAGGAGAGACAT GTTCAGCTCACTGTTACATTACATGATGGCTGCTGAGTGTGGGTACGCGGCAGCACAATTCAATGTTGCATACGTCTGCGAACAAAATAGC GGACGTTTTCTAGATCCTGCTTTTGCATCGCAGTGCATGTGGAAATATTACAACCTCACAACCCAAAGTCCAAATCCTGAGCCTTACG CTTTGATCAGGATGGGTGACCTGTTGTACGAGGGGCAGCTCGACAGGCAGAAAGATTTGTTTTCTGCGGCAGAGATGTACAAACGGGCAGCACTGAGGAACGAGCCACAG GGATGGTACAACCTTGGCCTTCTTGCTGAGGAGGGTTACAGGCTGCCGCTGTCAGTATTGACTGAGCTGGGCCTTTCAGAGCTATACCTGGCAGATCACAGTCTGCTTCTAAGTGCTTTATATAAAAG ATGCAGAGACTCGGAGGATACAGATTCTTATTTGCCTTGCAGTCTCGCCCTCTTCAATGTTCGTCTTAAAGTGTTTCAGAGGGATTATAGTTCTGCTATTAAG TTGTCCACTGCTGTTGCCGTGGTTGCAGCTCCAACGATATTCTTCATCACCCTCGGTGTGTTCAGGAGACATGTCCTGTCTCAGCTAGAGACTCATCAGGTTTaa